The Peribacillus simplex genome contains a region encoding:
- a CDS encoding lipoate--protein ligase family protein — MSETDSLLMQQEWRIIDQSSVGPQFPALESFAMDDTFCASVGSGKSAAVARAWVHHRTIVMGIQDTKLPFLKKGLDHLEEQGFQAIVRNSGGLAVVLDEGVLNLSLIFPENEQKIEINRGYDAMWKLVQLMFADFPVTMEAREIIGSYCPGSYDLSINGQKFAGISQRRIRNGVAVQIYLCVNGSGAERASLVKGFYDAAKGNAETKFAYPDIVPSVMASLTELLGVQLSVQDVMFRFLNVLKEHSERIFSDTLSVQEWPMYEAYLTRVAERNDKVFDALKD; from the coding sequence ATGAGTGAAACAGATTCATTATTAATGCAGCAAGAGTGGAGAATCATTGATCAATCTTCCGTTGGACCTCAGTTTCCAGCTCTGGAGTCCTTTGCGATGGATGATACATTTTGCGCTTCCGTAGGGTCAGGTAAATCAGCGGCCGTAGCCAGGGCGTGGGTACATCATCGAACCATCGTCATGGGTATACAGGATACGAAGTTGCCATTTCTTAAAAAGGGTTTGGATCATTTAGAAGAACAGGGTTTTCAGGCCATCGTTAGGAATTCCGGAGGGCTGGCAGTCGTGCTGGATGAAGGCGTCCTTAATTTGTCGCTCATTTTTCCTGAAAACGAGCAGAAAATCGAAATCAATCGTGGATATGATGCGATGTGGAAGCTTGTCCAATTGATGTTTGCCGATTTCCCAGTCACGATGGAGGCAAGGGAAATCATCGGTTCCTATTGTCCTGGAAGTTATGATTTAAGTATAAATGGGCAAAAGTTTGCCGGTATATCCCAACGCAGGATTCGTAATGGCGTAGCGGTGCAAATCTATTTGTGTGTCAATGGAAGCGGGGCTGAACGTGCCAGTCTCGTGAAGGGTTTTTATGATGCAGCAAAAGGAAATGCAGAAACCAAGTTCGCTTATCCTGATATCGTCCCTTCGGTAATGGCGTCCCTAACGGAATTGTTGGGCGTGCAATTGAGTGTTCAGGACGTTATGTTCAGATTCCTGAATGTATTGAAGGAACATAGCGAAAGGATATTCTCAGACACTCTTTCCGTTCAGGAATGGCCGATGTATGAGGCATACTTGACAAGAGTGGCGGAACGCAATGATAAAGTATTCGATGCATTAAAGGATTGA
- the pta gene encoding phosphate acetyltransferase: MSDLFEILEAKVMGHNLKIVFPEGLDERILGAAARLAKAKLVTPVLIGDIGLIQEKAKDMKISLDAIEIYDPKNYIMMDEMVEAFVKVREGKATDVQAREILMDENYFGTMLVHMKLAHGMVSGATHSTADTVRPALRIIKTKPGVQKTSGVFIMVRNEEKYVFADCAININPNSQDLAEIAIESAKTARMFDIEPRVAMLSFSTKGSATSPETLKVADAVDLAKEMDPEVILDGEFQFDAAFVPSVARKKAPDSLIQGDANVFIFPSLEAGNICYKMVQRLGGFEAIGPILQGLNRPVNDLSRGCSEDDVYKLAVITAAQGFVAQYQ; the protein is encoded by the coding sequence ATGAGTGATTTATTTGAAATATTGGAAGCGAAAGTCATGGGGCATAATTTAAAGATCGTTTTTCCAGAAGGGCTGGATGAACGGATTTTGGGGGCGGCAGCAAGGCTTGCCAAAGCTAAACTGGTGACACCGGTATTGATCGGGGATATCGGGTTGATTCAAGAGAAGGCAAAAGATATGAAAATCTCCCTTGATGCAATCGAAATATATGATCCGAAGAATTATATCATGATGGATGAAATGGTTGAAGCGTTCGTGAAGGTCCGTGAGGGTAAAGCGACCGATGTACAAGCACGTGAAATCTTAATGGATGAGAACTACTTTGGAACCATGCTCGTCCATATGAAACTGGCCCATGGAATGGTGAGTGGTGCAACGCATTCGACTGCCGATACGGTTCGTCCCGCCTTAAGGATCATAAAAACAAAGCCAGGCGTCCAAAAAACATCGGGAGTATTCATCATGGTCCGGAATGAAGAAAAATATGTGTTCGCGGATTGTGCGATCAATATAAACCCCAATTCCCAAGACCTGGCTGAAATTGCGATAGAAAGTGCGAAGACTGCACGAATGTTCGATATCGAACCGCGTGTGGCTATGCTGAGCTTTTCGACGAAGGGATCGGCAACATCCCCCGAGACCTTAAAAGTGGCTGATGCTGTCGATTTGGCAAAAGAAATGGATCCTGAAGTCATTCTTGATGGGGAATTTCAGTTTGACGCGGCGTTCGTTCCTTCGGTGGCAAGAAAAAAAGCGCCGGATTCCCTTATTCAGGGGGATGCGAATGTTTTTATTTTCCCAAGCCTCGAAGCAGGGAACATTTGCTATAAGATGGTACAGCGCTTGGGTGGTTTCGAAGCAATCGGTCCGATCCTACAGGGGCTGAACCGTCCGGTGAATGACCTTTCGAGGGGATGCAGTGAAGACGATGTATATAAACTGGCTGTCATTACAGCGGCACAGGGATTTGTGGCGCAGTATCAATAG
- the hemQ gene encoding hydrogen peroxide-dependent heme synthase, translated as MSEAAQTLDGWYCLHDFRLIDWASWKTLSSDERQLAISEFQGLLDKWNMTQSDNEGSHALYSIVGQKADFMLMFARPTMEELNAIENEFNKTKLAEYTVPAYSYVSVVELSNYLAGGDGEDPYQNPHVRSRLYPILPKAKHVCFYPMDKRRDGDDNWYMLSMEERKGLMRSHGLIGRSYAGKVKQIISGSVGFDDYEWGVTLFADDVLQFKKLIYEMRFDEVSARYAAFGSFFVGNILPEENVSSFLYV; from the coding sequence ATGAGTGAAGCAGCACAAACACTGGACGGCTGGTATTGTTTACATGATTTCCGTCTGATCGACTGGGCTTCTTGGAAAACGTTATCAAGCGACGAACGCCAATTGGCCATCTCGGAATTCCAAGGTTTACTGGATAAATGGAATATGACACAAAGCGACAATGAAGGCAGCCACGCCCTATATTCCATCGTAGGCCAGAAAGCGGACTTCATGCTTATGTTTGCCCGTCCAACCATGGAAGAATTGAATGCAATTGAAAACGAATTCAATAAAACGAAGCTTGCCGAATATACAGTTCCCGCTTATTCATACGTTTCCGTCGTGGAATTAAGCAATTACTTAGCTGGAGGAGATGGTGAGGACCCTTACCAGAACCCTCATGTCCGTTCAAGACTTTATCCGATACTTCCAAAAGCGAAACATGTATGCTTCTATCCAATGGACAAGCGTCGTGATGGCGATGATAACTGGTATATGCTTTCCATGGAAGAGCGCAAAGGCTTGATGCGTTCCCACGGCTTGATTGGCCGCAGTTATGCCGGTAAAGTAAAACAAATCATATCGGGTTCTGTCGGTTTTGACGATTATGAATGGGGCGTTACACTATTCGCAGATGATGTCCTTCAATTTAAAAAATTAATCTATGAAATGCGTTTTGATGAAGTGAGTGCACGTTACGCTGCATTTGGTTCTTTCTTTGTAGGCAATATCCTGCCGGAAGAAAACGTATCTTCATTCCTATACGTATAA
- the gerQ gene encoding spore coat protein GerQ: MSQNNPYGNYPYGGSPYYPYENNEPELRQQNPNQQQGYPQQGYQQPSYQPQQPTMAGTPQQMPMQVSPATSGPQIPGMLPVEQSYIENILRLNKGKLATVYTTFENNKEWNAKIFKGIIEAAGRDHLIISDPQTGKRYLIPMVYLDYITFDEEIEYEYPFGGTGLTTYSPR; this comes from the coding sequence ATGTCACAAAATAATCCTTATGGTAACTACCCGTACGGGGGAAGCCCCTATTACCCGTATGAGAATAATGAGCCTGAACTAAGGCAGCAGAATCCTAACCAGCAACAAGGTTACCCGCAGCAAGGATACCAACAGCCATCATACCAGCCACAACAGCCCACTATGGCAGGCACGCCACAACAAATGCCGATGCAGGTGAGTCCAGCCACTTCCGGACCACAGATACCTGGCATGCTTCCGGTCGAACAATCATACATCGAGAACATCTTGCGTTTGAATAAAGGAAAATTAGCCACTGTTTATACAACGTTTGAAAACAACAAGGAATGGAATGCCAAGATCTTCAAAGGAATCATTGAGGCTGCAGGACGCGATCACTTAATCATAAGCGACCCTCAAACGGGAAAACGATACTTAATCCCGATGGTATACTTAGATTATATAACGTTTGATGAAGAAATCGAATATGAATATCCATTTGGAGGCACTGGGCTTACCACCTATTCGCCAAGGTGA
- a CDS encoding DUF423 domain-containing protein, translating into MKLFIILGALNGFIAVALGAFGAHGLEGKIPDKYLETWQTAVQYQMFHAVGLLVIGLLAGKISSPLINWSGWLMLIGIILFSGSLFVLSVTQIKVLGAITPLGGVSFLVAWVLMIIAAYKYL; encoded by the coding sequence TTGAAACTGTTCATCATTTTAGGTGCATTGAATGGGTTTATTGCTGTGGCACTAGGTGCATTCGGTGCACACGGACTGGAAGGGAAAATTCCTGATAAATATTTAGAAACCTGGCAAACCGCTGTTCAATATCAAATGTTCCATGCGGTTGGTTTATTGGTAATCGGTTTATTGGCTGGGAAGATTTCAAGTCCGCTGATCAACTGGTCCGGCTGGCTTATGCTAATAGGAATTATCCTGTTTTCCGGAAGCCTATTCGTTCTAAGCGTTACGCAAATCAAGGTCCTTGGTGCCATCACACCGCTTGGCGGGGTTTCATTCTTGGTTGCTTGGGTTTTGATGATCATTGCTGCATATAAATACTTGTAA
- a CDS encoding YwdI family protein, with amino-acid sequence MQGVFFSDFCYASYDSFDLYIDEVVKLDISSRQMLDKIEELVLKAKQANSEDKVQGYVIAIKSLCEVMVDEKAANISMPKPITLTQPVMSATPNVEPVKMDEANGESLFDF; translated from the coding sequence ATGCAAGGTGTTTTCTTCTCTGATTTTTGCTATGCTAGTTATGATAGTTTTGACCTGTATATAGACGAGGTGGTAAAGTTGGATATTTCATCAAGACAAATGTTGGATAAAATCGAAGAGCTTGTTTTAAAAGCGAAACAGGCAAATTCAGAGGATAAGGTGCAGGGGTATGTAATCGCCATTAAGTCCCTTTGTGAAGTAATGGTGGATGAAAAAGCGGCGAACATCAGCATGCCGAAGCCAATCACATTGACCCAGCCCGTTATGTCGGCTACACCGAATGTAGAACCGGTTAAAATGGATGAGGCCAATGGGGAGTCCTTGTTCGATTTTTAA
- a CDS encoding uracil-DNA glycosylase, with protein sequence MAKQLLTNDWWPLLKEEFKKEYYQELREFVKQEYSQQVVHPDQDDIFNALHYTPYEDVKVVILGQDPYHGPGQAHGLSFSVRPEVRIPPSLRNIFKELHTDLGYEVPNNGSLVEWAKQGVLLLNTVLTVREGEAHSHRGKGWEIFTNQVIRLLNDRPKPVVFILWGKPAQTKIPLIDETRHKIIKSVHPSPLSASRGFFGTKPFSTTNQLLLEIGESPIDWEISNR encoded by the coding sequence ATGGCAAAGCAGTTATTAACAAATGATTGGTGGCCTCTATTGAAAGAGGAATTCAAAAAAGAATATTACCAGGAGCTAAGGGAATTCGTAAAGCAAGAGTACAGTCAGCAAGTCGTTCATCCCGATCAGGACGATATTTTCAATGCACTTCACTATACTCCTTATGAAGACGTAAAGGTTGTCATCCTTGGACAGGACCCTTACCATGGCCCTGGTCAAGCGCATGGCCTTAGTTTTTCGGTTAGGCCGGAGGTTCGCATCCCGCCTTCTTTAAGAAATATTTTTAAAGAGTTACACACCGATCTAGGCTATGAGGTTCCGAATAATGGTTCCCTAGTCGAATGGGCAAAACAGGGAGTGCTTCTATTGAATACCGTCTTGACTGTTCGTGAGGGAGAGGCCCACTCACACCGCGGAAAAGGATGGGAAATCTTTACGAATCAAGTTATTCGCCTATTGAATGACCGTCCGAAACCTGTTGTATTCATCCTGTGGGGGAAACCTGCACAAACCAAAATCCCTTTGATTGATGAAACCCGTCATAAAATCATTAAGTCCGTACATCCGAGTCCGCTGTCGGCTTCCCGTGGTTTCTTTGGCACCAAACCTTTTTCCACAACAAATCAATTGCTGTTGGAAATAGGGGAATCCCCAATTGATTGGGAAATCTCGAACCGATGA
- a CDS encoding phospholipase D family protein, producing the protein MKKWYKRKRFYLLVSILIVITLVIVYNSYKLLPDGISYEGKVHHVEDIDFIYDLSYHDEQGGLQHEQRIFQTINQAIEEADSYIVIDMFLFNAFYDEKINFPKLTENLKDNLVEQKKKKPGLQVIFITDEVNTSYNAYQLEALETMKKNGIDVIVTNLDRLRDPNPLYSGVYRTFFQWFGESGKGWIVNPMAKSAPKVTLRSYLRLMNIKANHRKVVATEKTAIISSANPHDASGFHSNIAFQMDGNIIGDFIKAEEAASKFSGGPKSFPEFKGTSADKGPISVQLLTEGKINKHVLKAIKDAKKGDNIQLAMFYIADREVVEALTDAAKRGVKIQMILDPNQNAFGSEKIGLPNLPVAAEFEKLGNENISIRWYKTDKEQFHTKLMMIQRANDTVILGGSANYTSRNLDDYNLEANVEIHAPNDADVSKDVDSYFQRLWTNQNGTYTVDYSEYQKKLPVFKYLTYRIQKVFRFTTY; encoded by the coding sequence ATGAAAAAATGGTATAAAAGAAAACGATTTTATCTGCTTGTCAGCATTTTGATCGTCATTACACTCGTAATCGTCTATAACAGCTACAAGCTTCTCCCCGATGGCATTTCCTATGAAGGAAAGGTTCACCATGTCGAGGATATCGATTTCATCTATGACCTTTCCTATCACGATGAACAAGGGGGTCTGCAACATGAGCAGCGCATTTTCCAAACCATAAATCAAGCCATAGAAGAGGCTGATTCCTATATCGTCATCGACATGTTTTTGTTTAACGCTTTTTATGATGAAAAGATAAACTTCCCGAAGTTAACCGAGAACCTGAAGGATAATCTGGTTGAACAGAAGAAAAAGAAACCTGGCCTCCAGGTCATTTTCATTACTGATGAAGTGAATACTTCCTATAATGCCTACCAGCTAGAGGCATTGGAAACGATGAAGAAAAATGGCATTGATGTCATAGTTACCAATTTAGACCGCCTCCGGGATCCGAATCCTCTCTATTCAGGTGTATATCGGACCTTTTTCCAATGGTTCGGTGAAAGCGGGAAAGGCTGGATTGTGAATCCAATGGCTAAAAGCGCACCAAAGGTCACATTGCGCTCTTATCTTAGACTGATGAATATCAAAGCCAATCACAGAAAAGTGGTCGCTACTGAAAAAACGGCCATCATCTCATCTGCCAACCCTCATGACGCAAGTGGATTCCATTCCAATATTGCGTTCCAGATGGATGGGAATATCATTGGAGATTTTATTAAAGCCGAAGAAGCCGCTTCGAAATTCTCGGGAGGACCAAAGTCATTTCCTGAGTTCAAAGGCACATCAGCAGATAAAGGACCGATATCGGTACAACTGCTAACGGAAGGAAAAATCAATAAACATGTCCTTAAGGCAATTAAGGATGCAAAAAAGGGTGACAACATCCAGCTTGCCATGTTCTATATTGCCGATCGCGAGGTTGTCGAGGCATTAACGGATGCAGCTAAACGGGGTGTGAAGATTCAAATGATATTGGATCCGAATCAAAACGCTTTCGGAAGTGAAAAAATCGGGCTTCCCAATCTTCCGGTTGCTGCCGAATTCGAAAAACTGGGGAATGAAAACATCTCGATTCGCTGGTACAAAACAGATAAAGAACAGTTCCATACGAAGTTGATGATGATCCAAAGGGCTAATGATACGGTTATCCTTGGAGGATCGGCTAATTATACGTCACGCAATCTGGATGACTATAATCTTGAAGCGAATGTTGAAATCCATGCTCCAAATGATGCGGACGTTTCCAAGGATGTGGATAGCTATTTTCAAAGACTCTGGACAAATCAAAATGGAACATACACGGTGGATTACAGTGAATACCAGAAGAAACTGCCGGTCTTTAAATACTTGACCTACCGCATTCAGAAGGTGTTCCGCTTCACCACTTACTAA
- a CDS encoding general stress protein: protein MYQVHVVENGLQAKEKIDELVTSGYTKDDVYLFAHDKTRSKHLTENTNTEGVGMKEQGFLDTVGNLFKSRGDELRNRMSNLGLSDMEAERYEEVLDEGKVVIVASKQDNKDGVAH from the coding sequence ATGTATCAAGTACATGTAGTAGAAAACGGTTTACAAGCAAAGGAAAAAATTGATGAATTAGTTACATCAGGTTATACGAAAGACGATGTATATTTGTTTGCCCATGATAAAACCCGTTCAAAACACCTTACCGAGAATACAAATACAGAAGGTGTAGGCATGAAGGAACAAGGTTTCCTTGATACCGTCGGAAATCTTTTTAAATCACGCGGAGATGAACTTCGTAACCGAATGAGCAACCTTGGCCTTAGTGATATGGAGGCAGAACGTTACGAGGAAGTGCTTGACGAAGGAAAAGTAGTCATCGTTGCTTCCAAACAAGATAATAAAGACGGGGTTGCACACTAA
- a CDS encoding MoeB/ThiF family adenylyltransferase, with protein sequence MKERYSRQTLFAPIGEGGQLKIMKKHVLLLGAGALGSANAEALTRAGVGKLTIVDRDYVETSNLQRQQMYTERDVEEKLPKAEAAKRHLFDINHEVEVNAIIMDATAQNLEQLLGDVDLILDATDNFETRMIINDLSQKLHIPWIYGACVGSVGMTLTILPGQTPCLHCLLKAIPIQGMTCDTGGVISPAVTMVVAHQTAEALKILIEDWESVRPALVSFDLWRNQYQTVKLTKAKKKDCLSCGEQRTYPFLTLENATKTAVLCGRDTVQVRPPKPLELHLEKLAKDLDGSGYLVKFNPFLLSCEKAGERIVIFKDGRALIHGTKDMVHAKATYQSILG encoded by the coding sequence GTGAAAGAACGATATTCAAGGCAGACTTTATTCGCCCCCATTGGTGAAGGGGGCCAATTGAAAATTATGAAGAAGCATGTCTTGCTTCTTGGTGCAGGGGCTTTGGGATCTGCTAATGCCGAGGCCCTTACTCGGGCAGGAGTAGGGAAGCTTACCATTGTCGACAGGGATTATGTCGAGACCAGTAATTTACAGCGCCAACAAATGTATACGGAACGGGATGTCGAGGAGAAACTGCCAAAAGCAGAAGCGGCAAAGCGTCATTTGTTTGATATCAATCATGAAGTTGAAGTGAATGCCATCATCATGGACGCAACTGCCCAGAACCTCGAACAGCTGCTTGGGGATGTTGATTTGATATTGGATGCAACCGATAATTTTGAGACACGGATGATCATTAATGATTTATCACAAAAGCTTCATATACCGTGGATTTATGGGGCATGTGTGGGGAGTGTGGGTATGACTTTGACGATCCTTCCCGGACAGACTCCATGTTTGCACTGCTTGCTTAAAGCAATCCCCATTCAAGGAATGACCTGTGACACAGGTGGAGTCATATCACCAGCTGTAACGATGGTAGTGGCACACCAAACTGCGGAAGCTTTGAAAATCCTTATTGAAGATTGGGAATCGGTACGGCCTGCACTTGTTTCTTTTGATCTGTGGAGAAATCAATACCAAACCGTTAAATTGACAAAAGCGAAAAAGAAAGATTGTCTCTCATGCGGGGAGCAGAGGACATACCCCTTTTTAACACTGGAAAATGCAACGAAAACGGCTGTTCTCTGCGGGAGGGATACTGTACAGGTAAGACCGCCAAAACCTTTGGAACTGCATCTCGAGAAACTAGCCAAAGATCTGGACGGCAGCGGCTATTTGGTGAAGTTCAATCCATTTCTTCTCTCTTGTGAAAAAGCTGGGGAGCGTATCGTCATTTTCAAGGATGGCCGGGCGTTGATTCACGGTACGAAGGACATGGTCCATGCAAAGGCCACGTACCAAAGCATCCTGGGATAA
- the moaD gene encoding molybdopterin converting factor subunit 1 — MINVLLFAQLKDELGKETLSIEGNGMSVAELKGKMRVDFQLEGLETVMTAVNEEFADDDTILSDGDTVAFIPPVSGG, encoded by the coding sequence ATGATTAATGTACTTTTATTTGCCCAATTGAAAGATGAGCTAGGCAAAGAGACTCTTTCTATAGAAGGAAATGGAATGAGTGTGGCGGAGCTAAAAGGAAAAATGAGGGTAGATTTTCAATTGGAAGGTCTTGAAACCGTGATGACGGCGGTCAATGAAGAATTTGCCGATGATGACACGATTCTATCTGATGGAGATACAGTTGCTTTCATTCCGCCAGTAAGTGGGGGCTAA
- a CDS encoding molybdenum cofactor biosynthesis protein MoaE, which translates to MNYNISKEPIVIQEVIDKVVNRNAGAVTTFIGTVREMTKGKKTLFLIYEAYEPMAIKKLEQIGSEIKERWPDAETAITHRVGKLEITDIAVVIAVSTPHRNDAYEANRYAIERIKEIVPIWKKEHWEDGDTWVGNQLETVPYPSGKPEKGDIDD; encoded by the coding sequence ATGAATTATAATATTTCAAAAGAGCCGATTGTCATCCAGGAAGTGATTGATAAAGTAGTCAATCGAAATGCAGGTGCCGTCACGACATTTATTGGTACAGTGAGGGAAATGACGAAAGGGAAAAAGACTCTCTTCTTAATTTACGAAGCGTATGAACCGATGGCCATCAAGAAATTGGAGCAAATCGGATCTGAGATAAAGGAACGTTGGCCTGATGCAGAAACGGCGATCACCCACCGTGTAGGTAAACTTGAAATCACGGATATCGCAGTGGTTATTGCCGTTAGTACGCCACATCGAAATGATGCATATGAGGCGAACAGGTATGCGATTGAAAGAATTAAAGAAATCGTCCCAATCTGGAAAAAAGAACACTGGGAAGATGGGGATACATGGGTAGGAAACCAGTTGGAAACCGTTCCATATCCATCGGGGAAACCGGAAAAGGGGGATATTGATGATTAA
- the mobA gene encoding molybdenum cofactor guanylyltransferase has protein sequence MEWTMLLLAGGKSSRMGVNKALLTIGGVVNISRVASELKKVSENVMVITNTFEEYHFLQLPLIPDLHKDQGPLGGLHAGLTSSKTEFQFLAACDMPFVSADAIKDIISHYEPEFDAVVPEINGRLQPLFAVYHKRCLPVLTECLLKHELKMSLFLEKISVKVMKETDFKLYRENPEHFQYLFFNMNTMEDYQEAGYIDQTELYIKDGRHEL, from the coding sequence GTGGAATGGACAATGTTGCTTTTAGCTGGTGGGAAATCAAGCCGTATGGGAGTGAATAAGGCCCTGTTGACCATAGGTGGCGTTGTGAACATTTCAAGAGTGGCATCCGAATTGAAAAAGGTGTCAGAAAACGTCATGGTCATTACGAATACATTTGAAGAATATCATTTTTTGCAACTTCCGCTAATTCCGGATTTACATAAAGATCAAGGCCCGCTTGGCGGATTGCATGCAGGGTTGACCTCATCGAAAACGGAGTTTCAATTCCTTGCAGCCTGTGATATGCCGTTTGTGAGTGCAGATGCCATAAAGGATATCATTTCCCATTATGAACCTGAATTCGATGCTGTCGTTCCAGAAATAAATGGCAGGCTTCAGCCGCTTTTTGCGGTTTACCATAAAAGGTGTCTTCCTGTACTGACGGAGTGTTTATTGAAACATGAATTAAAAATGAGTCTATTTTTGGAAAAGATTTCGGTGAAAGTCATGAAAGAAACCGACTTTAAGTTATATCGCGAGAATCCTGAACATTTTCAATATCTTTTTTTCAATATGAATACGATGGAAGATTATCAAGAGGCAGGTTATATTGATCAAACTGAATTATATATAAAGGATGGTAGACATGAATTATAA
- the pdxK gene encoding pyridoxine/pyridoxal/pyridoxamine kinase: MTMKRAMTVAGSDSSGGAGLQADLKTFQEFGVYGMSALTTIVTMDPKNGWSHNVFPTPVEVLEAQIETILSIGIDAMKTGMLGSVEIIELVARKIDELKLDKVVIDPVMVCKGEDEVLHPETAVALRELLVPRATVVTPNLFEAAQLAGTAPIKTIDDMRAAAEKIHALGAKYVLIKGGNKLDLDKAIDLLYDGKEFEILESEKIETTNTHGAGCSSSAAIAAQLAEGKSPREAILISKDFITEAVRHSWKMNDYVGPVNHGAYHKYGIADKTQK; the protein is encoded by the coding sequence ATGACTATGAAAAGAGCTATGACAGTTGCCGGATCTGATTCGAGCGGCGGCGCTGGTCTTCAAGCAGATTTAAAGACATTCCAAGAATTCGGCGTTTACGGTATGTCCGCTTTAACGACAATCGTGACGATGGATCCGAAGAATGGCTGGTCCCATAATGTATTCCCTACACCGGTCGAAGTTTTGGAAGCCCAAATCGAAACGATTTTATCAATCGGCATTGATGCAATGAAAACGGGAATGCTTGGATCAGTGGAAATCATTGAACTTGTTGCCCGTAAAATAGACGAGTTGAAGCTGGACAAAGTCGTAATCGATCCAGTTATGGTATGTAAAGGTGAAGATGAAGTATTGCACCCAGAAACGGCCGTAGCTCTGCGGGAACTGCTTGTTCCACGTGCAACTGTAGTCACGCCAAACCTGTTCGAGGCCGCTCAGTTAGCGGGAACTGCGCCTATCAAGACGATTGATGACATGAGGGCTGCAGCTGAAAAGATTCATGCACTTGGTGCAAAATATGTCTTGATCAAAGGCGGTAATAAGCTGGATCTGGATAAAGCCATCGACCTTTTATATGATGGAAAGGAATTTGAAATCCTTGAATCAGAAAAAATCGAAACGACCAATACACATGGTGCCGGCTGTTCTTCTTCTGCAGCTATTGCTGCTCAATTGGCTGAAGGGAAAAGCCCGCGTGAGGCTATCCTCATTTCTAAAGACTTCATTACCGAGGCGGTTCGCCATTCTTGGAAGATGAATGACTATGTTGGACCTGTCAATCATGGTGCATACCACAAATATGGAATTGCGGACAAAACACAAAAATAA
- a CDS encoding YojF family protein, protein MKPIDRTEVQNAIDSFAGQDVYLHLETTNGAYATHVDEAFFSAGAYIRNAFIQYEHGKIVGDGPYRIGLKLNIGWVYAEGVNHFELDEQGRLLLAGLDFSGKLAVSMQLSPTPFE, encoded by the coding sequence ATGAAACCTATAGACCGTACAGAGGTGCAAAATGCCATTGATTCTTTCGCCGGACAAGATGTATATCTTCACCTTGAAACGACAAATGGCGCCTATGCCACTCATGTAGATGAAGCTTTCTTTTCGGCAGGTGCTTATATTCGCAATGCTTTTATACAATATGAACATGGGAAGATAGTTGGGGATGGACCTTACCGCATCGGCTTGAAGCTCAATATTGGCTGGGTATATGCAGAAGGCGTTAACCACTTCGAATTGGATGAACAAGGGAGATTGCTATTGGCAGGCCTTGATTTTTCCGGAAAGCTTGCTGTCTCCATGCAGCTCAGTCCCACTCCCTTTGAATGA